A window of the Corythoichthys intestinalis isolate RoL2023-P3 chromosome 6, ASM3026506v1, whole genome shotgun sequence genome harbors these coding sequences:
- the thrsp gene encoding mid1-interacting protein 1-B-like, which translates to MQSSERNGLAIALKSYSSAVARMERTVLLPSLLRDVPAGKDGDESCRDLYSDYLMLKAARCIVESGAPRPRAHDKGEAGVPAEAERLLRFHLNGLLAAVEQLTRRSQSLTHKYLDIIGVSR; encoded by the coding sequence ATGCAGTCTTCGGAGCGGAACGGCCTAGCGATAGCCTTGAAGAGCTACAGCTCGGCGGTGGCCCGCATGGAGCGTACGGTTCTCCTGCCCAGCCTGCTGAGAGACGTCCCCGCTGGCAAAGACGGAGACGAGTCGTGCCGGGACCTGTACAGCGACTACCTGATGCTGAAGGCGGCGAGATGCATAGTAGAGAGCGGAGCGCCGCGCCCACGAGCGCACGACAAAGGCGAAGCGGGCGTCCCAGCGGAGGCAGAGAGACTCCTACGCTTCCACTTGAACGGCCTCTTGGCCGCTGTTGAGCAACTCACGCGCAGGAGCCAGAGCTTGACTCACAAGTATTTGGACATCATTGGCGTCTCCCGTTAA